The following coding sequences lie in one Zingiber officinale cultivar Zhangliang chromosome 2B, Zo_v1.1, whole genome shotgun sequence genomic window:
- the LOC122047565 gene encoding BTB/POZ domain-containing protein At4g08455-like isoform X1, whose amino-acid sequence MWCQSCREAYEERDAGTCKECYEEASETEEELKREIDDLKSKVAFLRLASPLDDLASTTDLLLHAVLSPSGSNSATCATPAIPAHRAILISRSPVFKAMLENEMEESRSGIIKIHDVSYYVLRSFVHYLYTAEVLLDEHMACELLILAEKYQVKHLKIFCEKFMTSKVNNDNAIGNYAFAHRHSAKQLLEAALSLIIENMATLTEREEYKELVEKDPRLVVEIYEAYLTRQVNTAAKDSTT is encoded by the exons ATGTGGTGCCAGTCTTGCCGGGAAGCGTATGAGGAGCGGGACGCCGGCACTTGCAAGGAGTGCTACGAAGAGGCCAGCGAGACGGAAGAGGAGCTCAAGCGCGAGATCGACGACCTCAAATCCAAGGTCGCCTTCCTCCGCCTCGCGTCCCCCCTCGACGACCTCGCGTCCACCACCGACCTCCTCCTCCACGCCGTCCTCTCCCCTTCCGGTTCCAACTCCGCCACCTGCGCCACCCCCGCCATCCCCGCCCACCGCGCCATCCTC ATTAGTAGGTCTCCTGTCTTCAAGGCAATGCTAGAAAATGAGATGGAAGAGAGTAGAAGTGGCATAATCAAGATCCACGATGTCTCATACTATGTTCTCCGGTCGTTTGTCCATTACCTGTACACGGCGGAGGTTCTTCTTGACGAGCATATGGCCTGTGAGCTGCTGATCTTGGCAGAGAAATACCAAGTGAAACATCTGAAGATCTTCTGCGAGAAGTTCATGACGTCCAAAGTGAACAACGATAATGCCATTGGAAACTATGCCTTTGCTCATCGGCATAGTGCTAAGCAACTGCTCGAGGCAGCTTTGTCGCTGATTATAGAAAACATGGCCACATTGACGGAACGAGAAGAGTACAAGGAACTCGTGGAGAAAGACCCACGGCTAGTGGTGGAAATCTATGAAGCTTACCTCACCAGGCAAGTCAATACGGCTGCGAAAGACTCGACAACTTAG
- the LOC122047565 gene encoding BTB/POZ domain-containing protein At4g08455-like isoform X2, whose product MRSGTPALARSATKRPARRKRSSSARSTTSNPRSPSSASRPPSTTSRPPPTSSSTPSSPLPVPTPPPAPPPPSPPTAPSSSPVFKAMLENEMEESRSGIIKIHDVSYYVLRSFVHYLYTAEVLLDEHMACELLILAEKYQVKHLKIFCEKFMTSKVNNDNAIGNYAFAHRHSAKQLLEAALSLIIENMATLTEREEYKELVEKDPRLVVEIYEAYLTRQVNTAAKDSTT is encoded by the exons ATGAGGAGCGGGACGCCGGCACTTGCAAGGAGTGCTACGAAGAGGCCAGCGAGACGGAAGAGGAGCTCAAGCGCGAGATCGACGACCTCAAATCCAAGGTCGCCTTCCTCCGCCTCGCGTCCCCCCTCGACGACCTCGCGTCCACCACCGACCTCCTCCTCCACGCCGTCCTCTCCCCTTCCGGTTCCAACTCCGCCACCTGCGCCACCCCCGCCATCCCCGCCCACCGCGCCATCCTC GTCTCCTGTCTTCAAGGCAATGCTAGAAAATGAGATGGAAGAGAGTAGAAGTGGCATAATCAAGATCCACGATGTCTCATACTATGTTCTCCGGTCGTTTGTCCATTACCTGTACACGGCGGAGGTTCTTCTTGACGAGCATATGGCCTGTGAGCTGCTGATCTTGGCAGAGAAATACCAAGTGAAACATCTGAAGATCTTCTGCGAGAAGTTCATGACGTCCAAAGTGAACAACGATAATGCCATTGGAAACTATGCCTTTGCTCATCGGCATAGTGCTAAGCAACTGCTCGAGGCAGCTTTGTCGCTGATTATAGAAAACATGGCCACATTGACGGAACGAGAAGAGTACAAGGAACTCGTGGAGAAAGACCCACGGCTAGTGGTGGAAATCTATGAAGCTTACCTCACCAGGCAAGTCAATACGGCTGCGAAAGACTCGACAACTTAG